One Mya arenaria isolate MELC-2E11 chromosome 5, ASM2691426v1 genomic window carries:
- the LOC128233695 gene encoding uncharacterized protein LOC128233695 has translation MRTFMRLCFLTLLKTYAAQIHMSANVFVNENDSVPVTCNTTEPAFIVEFYIGNVQYATIFPKSDCKVLYANVTCICESITVITCMTLILKRNDHGNNVTFLAQYGSRSVISSVVIHVIDMNQSNSNVSQEHARYEDLNMLRCTPNGEYTALGFNTKDNIKERTSSSENNQYENLTLNSTKRNEQELALYTIDVNTENNTSA, from the exons ATGAGGACATTTATGCGTTTGTGCTTCTTGACACTTCTCAAGACATATG cAGCACAAATTCACATGTCTGCCAATGTGTTTGTGAACGAAAACGATTCTGTACCAGTCACCTGTAATACCACAGAACCTGCATTTATTGTAGAATTTTACATCGGCAACGTGCAATATGCGACAATATTTCCAAAGAGCGATTGTAAAGTCCTCTATGCTAATGTAACCTGCATATGCGAAAGCATTACAGTTATAACTTGCATGACATTGATCCTGAAAAGAAACGACCATGGAAACAATGTAACATTTCTTGCTCAATATGGAAGTAGGAGCGTTATATCGTCCGTCGTTATACACGTGATAG ACATGAATCAATCCAACAGCAATGTTTCACAAGAGCATGCACG atACGAAGACCTAAACATGTTGAGGTGCACACCAAATGGCGAATATACAGCTTTGG GGTTCAACACAAAAGACAACATCAAAGAAAGGACTTCTTCATCTGAAAACAATCAATATGAAAATCTGACACTTAACTCGACGAAAAGAAATGAACAGGAGTTAGCTCTCTATACAATTGACGTAAATACCGAGAATAATACCAGTGCATGA